A single Meles meles chromosome 20, mMelMel3.1 paternal haplotype, whole genome shotgun sequence DNA region contains:
- the LOC123932032 gene encoding olfactory receptor 7A10-like, whose protein sequence is MLSFFFPCSHLHHMEAGNDTRISEFLLLGFSEDPELQSLIFGLFLSMYLITVYGNLLIILAISSESHLHTPMYFFLTNLSFADICFTSTTIPKMLVNIQTERKVITFAGCITQMYFFLLFAGWDDFLLTVMAYDRFVAICHPLHYTVIMNPQLCGLLVLVSWVISVLNSSLQSLMLLRLSFCTEVEIPHFFCELNQVVGHACSDTFLNDMVMNFATVVLGGGPLVGILYSYSKIISSIRRISSTQGKYKAFSTCTSHLSIVSLFYCTSLGVYLSSAATQSSHGSAVGSVMYTVVTPMLNPFIYSLRNRDIKRALKRITGIPVM, encoded by the coding sequence atgttatctttttttttcccttgtagtCACCTCCACCACATGGAAGCAGGCAATGATACAAGAATTTCAgagtttcttcttctgggattttcCGAGGACCCAGAATTGCAGTCCCTCATATTTGGGCTTTTCCTCTCCATGTACCTGATCACTGTGTATGGAAACCTGCTAATCATCCTGGCCATCAGCTCAGAatcccacctccacacccccatgtacttcttcctgacCAACCTGTCCTTTGCAGACATCTGTTTCACCTCCACCACCATCCCCAAGATGCTGGTGAATatacaaacagagagaaaagtcaTAACGTTTGCAGGCTGCATCACACAGATGTACTTTTTCCTACTCTTCGCAGGCTGGGATGACTTTCTCCTGactgtgatggcctatgaccgatTTGTGGCCATCTGTCACCCCCTACACTACACGGTCATCATGAACCCTCAGCTTTGTGGGCTGCTGGTTCTGGTGTCCTGGGTCATCAGTGTTCTGAATTCCTCATTACAGAGCTTAATGTTGTTGCGGCTGTCCTTCTGTACAGAGGTGGAAATCCCCCATTTTTTCTGTGAACTCAACCAGGTCGTTGGGCATGCCTGTTCTGATACCTTTCTTAATGACATGGTGATGAATTTTGCAACTGTGGTGCTTGGTGGTGGTCCCCTTGTTGGGATCCTTTATTCATACTCTAAGATCATTTCCTCCATACGTAGAATCTCATCAACTCAGGGCAAGTATAAAGCATTTTCCACGTGTACATCTCACCTCTCCATTGTCTCCTTATTTTATTGTACAAGCCTAGGAGTGTATCTTAGCTCTGCAGCTACCCAGAGCTCCCACGGAAGTGCTGTGGGTTCAGTGATGTACACAGTGGTCACGCCCATGCTGAACCccttcatctacagcctgaggaacAGAGACATAAAGAGGGCTCTGAAAAGAATCACTGGGATTCCAGTGATGTAA